The nucleotide sequence CCTGGCCCGAGAACCCCTGCTCACGCGTCCGGCCGTGGATGATCACCGCGGCGACGCCGATCTGCTCGAAGGCTCGCGCCAGGGCCGGCGCCGTCAGCGATTCGTCGTCCCAGCCCAGCCGCATCTTGACCGTCACCGGCACGCCGGCCGCTTTCACCACAGCCTCGACCAGTTCGGTCGCACGATCCGCCTGGCACATCAGCGCCGAGCCGCCGCCGATGCGGACGACCTTGCGGACGGGGCACCCCATGTTGATGTCGACGATCGACGCCCCGTGCGCCGCGACGTGGCGAGCGGCCTGCTCCATCTCGGAAGCGACCTGGCCGTAGATCTGGATCGAGAGCGGCTTGTCCGCCGGGCAGGTCTCGGAAAGCTCCAGGGCGCGGCGGCGATGCTCGATGAGCGACCGGGCGTTGACGAGGTCGGTCGTCGCCAGGCCGAGGCCGCCCAGCTCGCGCACGGCGAGCCGGTAGGCCAGGCTCGTGTACCCGGCCAGCGGGGCGAGGAAGAACCGCGAAGGGATCGCCACGCCCCCAATCGCGAACGGCTCGCGGGCGATCGGCGGGACCGGCGGGTACAATGGTTCGGCGGGGCTCAACGATCGGCTCCGGGGCTGCGGAACGGCGTACAGCATTCAACGGCCTTCCCCTCTGGAGGGGGAAGGTGGCCCGAAGGGCCGGATGAGGGGGATGACCGGCGTCGCGCTCGAAGCAGGCATCGGATGTGAGTCCGACGGCGGTCGTCCCCCTCATCTGACCGCTGCGCGGTCTGTCTTCCCCCTCCAGGGGGGAAGACGAAGGTCGGTTCCCACTTTTGATCACCATGACATCATACGAAAACGACGCCCGCCGCTCGACCCAGGTTCGCCGCGTCCGGGGTGCGGACGGTTCCGACGCCGAGTTCGATCTCCTGACGACCGAGGACGGCCTCGCCCTGCTGGCCGAGGTCCAGACCGTGAAATCGCCCGGCCCGGCCGACGTGACCCGTTGGCGGAAGCGGCACGCGCCGGAGGTCGTCGCAGCGGCGTTGCGGCTGGCGGAAGCCCGGCGCAAGGGGGCGGTCAAGTATTCCCGGAGCGATCGGATGTGGCTCGACCCGGTGGGCGTCGAGCAGGCGACGGCGGAGATCGTGGCCGAGCACAAGGCCCGGCGGTTTCAGGCCGACGTGGTGGTCGACCTTTGCTCCGGGATCGGCGGCGACGCGGTCGCGCTGGCGGCCCGGTCGAACGTCCTGGCCGTCGACCGCGATCGGGGGATGGCCCGCCGCGTCGCCTGGAACGCGGACGCCTACGACCGCGGCGGCCGCGTCCTCCCCTGCCAGTCGACGGCCGAGGCGTTCCCCATCCCCGCCGGCGCCTGGGTCCACATCGACCCCGACCGCCGCACCTCCGGCAAGGGCCGCGCCGTGGCCGCCGAGGGCTACGTCCCGGGGCCGGAGTTCCTCCATCAACTGATCCGCACAGCCCCCGCCGGCGCGATCAAGCTCGGCCCGGCCAGCGACTTCGCCGGATTCGTCGCCAACCTCCCCTGCGAGGTCGAGATCATCAGCCTGGACGGCGAGGCCAAGGAGGCCACCGTCTGGTTCGGCGCGGCAGCCACCGCATCCCGACGCGCCACCAAACTGCCCGAGGCCGTCACCTGGACCGATCGCATGGGTGAGCCGTCGGCGAACGACTTCCCGGCCGTCGCCCCGGCCGTCGGCCGCTGGCTGTACGACCCGGACCCCGCCCTCTCGCGGTCGGGCCTGCTCGACTCGTTCGCCAGAGCCCACGGCCTGGGCCGGATCGCCGCCGACCTCCCCTACCTCACGGCCGACGTCTTCCTCGCCACGCCCTGGCTCGAAGCCTTCGAGGTGCTGGAGGTCCACCCGCTCGACCTCAAAAAGCTCCGCCGCCAGATCGACGCCTCATCCCTCGGCCCCGTCCAGGTCAAGCACAAGACGACCGACCTGAAGCCCGAAGCCCTCCGCCCCCTGCTCCGCCCCAAAGGCGACGCCCCCGCCGTCCTCTTTCTCACCGGAGGAGCCGGCCCCGGCCGGGCGTTCGTCACGCGGCGTCCTGGGATCACCCCGACACGCTGATTCCCCAGCACCAGTCCCAGGGCTCGCCAAGGTCGTCGTAAGGCCAAAGGTCGCCCATGGATTTGCGGAGTTGGACGATGTGCCGCGGGGCCCTGCTCGAGTCGCGAAGGTGGAGGAGCGGGAATCGAGGAGGATCGAGGGGCCAGGCGCGGCGGCAGAGGTCTAGCAGGGCGGGGACGCCGGGGACGGCCTCGGCGCGTGCGATCAGGTCGCGGTAGGTCCAGGGGTACGGGTAGCCCTGTCCGCTCAGGGAGACCGCCAGCCAGCCGATCTGGAACGGCCCGTCGCTTGCAATTTCGCAACACTCGATCGGCCCGGCCGTCAGCGACCAGCCAAGGTTGAAGCCAAGTTGCTGGTCGTTCTCCTCCGACGGCTCGCGCCAAAGCGCCTCGTAAACCGGCCGCGTGGGATCTCCCAGGCTCACCCAGGCACGATAAATCGGTTTCGCGGGCAAGGCGTCGAGGGCGTCGGCCAGGCGGGCGAGGTCGGGGATGCCGCTGTCCTCGGCGTCGTACTCGATTTCACGCCAGGTCGAGATGCAGCCCCTGGTGCCTGGGACCGGCTCGTCCCAGGCCGTCGGTCGGCTGTCCTGGGCCACCGACTTGCCGAACTTGATTTTGAAGGACAGGAAGTCCGGTTCCGACAGCCCCAGCGCGGCGAATTCTCGCACGAAGCCGGCGAGCTTCGCGGCCGTCAAATCCCGGGGCGGCTGGGGGCGGTAGAGCAGGAGCGAGGTTTGAAATGACATCGTCGTCGATGGATAACCTGAGTACCACCTCGATCCCATAACGGCCTTCCCCCCTCGCGGGGGAAGGTGGCCGCGAAGCGGCCGGATGAGGGGGGGATCGGCGTCGCTGTAAGGTCCAACCGACGGACGCGAGTCCGACGGCGATCATCCCCCTCATCTGACCGCTGCGCGGTCTGTCTTCCCCCGCGAGGGGGGAAGACGTTCGTTCGGGAACTCTGGGAGTCCGCCCCTCAGAAGTCCTCGGGGTTGGATTCCTTGCTAGGCGTCTCGACGGGGTCGTCGAAGCTGGGGAACGCCGGCGGGGCGTCGCTCGAGTCGTCGAAGCTGGGGAACGGCGGCGGGCCGTCCTCGTCGAAGCGATGGGAGAAGCCGTTCGACTTGGCGACGGGCGGCTCGTCCGACGGTTCAGGCTCGGGCGGAGCCTCGGGCTCAAAAGGGGCGGGACGGCTCTCGAACTTCGCCTTGATTCCCGCGGCCCACTCGGGGTCCGGGATGCTGTAGGGGCGGAACTTCTCGACGCGGTTCTCTTCCTCGCTGTAGAAGAGCGCCCGGTTCTCGCCGAGCTTGCCGGCGGCCGGCGAGTCGATCACCGTGCTGGAGTCGTTGGCGCTCATCTGGAAGAGGACCCGCAGCTCGAACTCGCGGAGGGCGTTGCGGTCGAACATGCGGTTCATGTTGTTGACGCTGTCGATCCAGACGATCGTGTGGATGTTGTACGTCGGCCCGTCGCGGAGGATCTCGCCGAACTGCTTGCCCGGCGACGGCGCCTTCTCCTCGCCGAAGCTGCTGCCGCCGAAGCCGAAGTCGTCGTCGGCCTTCTTGAGGTCGCGGAACCGCTGGAGGTCGTAGATCATCAGGTAGACGGGCGCCTGATTCTCGACGTCGTCGGTGTTGTTGCGGCGGCGATCCAGCTCGCGGGCGACCTGATTGATCGAGGTCGCCATGTTGCGCTGGGTGACGTTGGTCACGTTGTGCGGCAGCCACTCCTTGATCTGGCCGAGCTTGCCGGCGAGCCAGGAGTCGACGGGCGAGCCATCCAGCATGTAGAACTTGATCCCCGTCCGCTGCTTGGGCGGGTGCTGGGCGGCGATCCCCACGGCCGCCATCATCATCATCGCCAGCGCGGCCTCGCCGTTCTGGCCGATGATGAGCAGGTTGGAGCCCGACTGGGGCCGGAAGACGGCGACGGTCGGGTCCTTGATGGCGATCGCGTCGCCGAGCCAGGCCTGCTCGTACCGGGGCGATTCGGCGGGCCACTCGGTCGCGTCCAGAAGCTTGTTGAGCAGCGGGTTCTTGTGGATGTCGGCCGGCAGGTTGCCTTCGAACACGATCGGCGTGGCGGCGGGCCGGTTCTGGGCCTTGGCCAGGTCGAGCATGTTCTGGAGGTACTCGACGCGGCGCTTGTCCGTGAGCCAGACGACCTGGAACAGGTTGTTGCCCTCGGGCATGCCGTTGGCGTCGTTGTAGATCGCCTCGCCGGGGCGGGTCAGCAGCCGGGCCGCGCTGTTGTCCTCGCTGAGGATCAGGTGGGCGTCGGCCTCGGAGCATTGCAGGGCGATGCGGATGGCCATCTGGCCGAGCGTCGCCCGGCCGACCGAGTAGGCGCCGCCGAGCGTCTGTGAGCCGAGGATGACGTGGACGCCGAAGGCACGACCCTGGCGGACCAGACGGTCGAGGAGCAGCGAGACCTCCTGGGCGATCTTGTCGTCCTCGACGAAGAACTCCTGGAACTCGTCAACCACCAGCAGGATGCGCGGCATGACCATGTCGGGCTTCGCCTCGCGGAAGCCCTTCAGGTCCTGGGCGCCGTAGTCGCGGTACAGGTCGCCGCGATACTTCAGCTCAGCGTCCAGCCGCTGGAGCACGCTGAGGCCGAACTCGCGCTCGGACTCGACGGCGATGACCTTGGCGTGGGGCAGCTCCTTCTCGGCGTAGACCTTGAATTCAACGCCCTTCTTGAAGTCGATCAGGTACAGCTCAAGCTGGTCCGGGCCGTACCGCAGCGCCGCGTTGACGATCAGGGCGTGCAGCAGGGTCGACTTACCTGAACCCGTCTTGCCGGCGACCAGGGCGTGCTGCGAGGTTCCGCGTCCCAGCAGGAGCGGCTGGTACTTGGTGGCCCCGGCGCGGCCGAGGGGGACCTCCATGATCTTACCGCTGTCCCAGGTCCAGAACTGCTCGGGCTTGGGGGCGATCCAGTCGAAGGGGACCTCGACCTTGTTGGCGTTCTTGGACGCCTCGCCCATGAAGTGCATGAGCTTGCTGTAGTAGCCCGGATCGGGGATCGAGTCGAGCTGGAGCGGGAAGCGGCCGAAGTGGTCGTCGCGCCAGCCGAGCTTGCCGTCGCGCCAGCTCAGGTTGATGCAGTTCGATTCCAGGTCCTTAAGCTGGAGCCCGGCCGGCATCGAGAGCTTGGTGTCGACCGAGATCAACGCATACACGCCGCAGCGGGCGCCGCTGGAGACGATGCTCAGCAACCGTCGCGCGGCGGTCTCGTTGAAGTTCGACGGGAAGTTGGCGACCACGAGGATCCGGAACGGCTCGGCGACCTCGCCGGCGTGCTGGTTGTACTCCTCGATCGACTCGAACTCGTTGCGGAGGTACTTCTGGATGACGTTCTCCATGTGCGCGGAGAGGTCTTCCAACTGCTGGTCGAAGTCGCGGGCCTCGGTCCAGATCCGCTTGGTGACCAGCAGCTCCTGGTAGTCGGCCAGGTGCATGAAGGCGGCGAAGTTCTCGCCCAGACCGATGGGGTCGAAGATGGTGAACCGGACCTTGCCCGGCGGGATCGAGGTCAGGAACCGGAGCATCATGCTCTGGAGCAGTTTGTTGGCCTCGGCGCGGCCGGCTTCGCCGGTCTTGATCAGGACCGAGCTCTGGGTGGGGAACGGCAGGAACGCGGGGAAGTCGAACTCGGTCGGCCCGGCGTTCTTGAGGCGGTCGTCGGTGGGACGGCCGTGGGGGAAGTCGGCCAGCTCGAACTTGAAGCGGCCGAAGGGCATGGCCGGCGGGACTTCCTCCGGGGGCTTCCAGCCGTCGATCTCTTCCTTGCCGTCCCATTCGAGGAACCGCCGGGCGGATTCCGAATTCACGTCGCTGTTGATCGCCCCGACGTGCGCCAGGCCGTCGGTCCAGCTCTTGATGAGGTCGGCCCAGGCGGTCTCGTAGGCGGTCTTGGTCGCCCCCTTCTCGGATTGGATCCGATCGGTCAGGGCCTTGGTCTCCTGCTCGTGCTTTTCCTTGCGGGCCTGGATCTTGGGCGGGTAGTGGGAGTCCGCCTTCTTGAGGTCCTCGTCGCGCTTGGACTTGAGGCCGGCCAGCCGGGCGGGGTAGACGGAGTCGGCCTCTTCGAGGGCCTTCCGCATCTTCGTCTCGGCGTCGCCGACGCGGACCTTCATCTTGTCCTCGGCGAGCTTGTAGTTCTCCTCGCGCTTCTCGTCGGCCTGCTTCTGGCGGTCCTCGGTGTCGGTCTTGATCCAGTCCTTCGTCTCCTCGGCGAGGCGCACGCCTTCCTCAAGGTGGGCCTTGAGCGGGTGGTAGATCCCCGAGACGGCCGGCTCGGCCTTCTTCTTGAGCACCACGAAGGCGGCGGCGCCCGAGGCGATGGCCGCAATGACCCCCGCGACGGCCCCGATCACCGGGCCGAGGACGAACGCCAGGCCGCCGCCGACCGCCGCGCCCAGGAAGAGCCAGGGCCAGATGAAGTTGGAGATCCGCAGGAAGTTGGGGAGCTTGAGCGTCTCCAGCCCGTGCAGCTCCTCGTCGATCTTGCGGATGACCTCCTGGAGCAGGTCGAGCTTGTTCGGCGGGCCCTTGGGCTCGGGGGGGGCCAGCAGCTCAGCGCCGTCGGCCTCCGGCGTCTCGGGGGCCTCGGGAGGGCGGACGTCGGTGGTGGGGGGAACCTCGAACGCCGGGCCGGCGAGCTTGGCGTTGCGGGCCAGGACGACCTCGGCGATGTCCCGCAGGTGCTCCAGGTCGCGGGAGGAGGCGGCCAGGCCCTCGTCCAGAACCTTGCGGCGCTTCACCGTGTTGTCGCGGGCGGCCTCGTACATGGCCAGCGACTGCCATCGGGATTCGTCGCTGGTCTTCTTGGCCTTGGCCCGCTCCGACTTGAACTGGGCCTCGATCTTCTGCTTGACCTGGCCGTATTCGGCCTCGACGGCCTGGGTGTCGGCCTGGGCCTTGCGGACGATGGCGGCCTTCACCTTGTCGTATTCGGCCTGGAGGGCCTCGCTCTCCGCCTTGTACCGCACGGCCAGTTCTTGCTGCGCCTGGCGGTGCTCCTGGTCCTCGCGGTCGCGACGGCGCTTGAAGGTCTGCTCGATCTCGGTCTCGAGCTTGGCCCGGCGGGCGATCAGCCCTTCCAGGTCGGTCAGCGCCTCGACTTCTTTCTGGATCAGCGGTGACTCGGGCATGTTCGCGATTTCCGGGGTCAGGGGGCGGTGCGGGAGGGATCAGGCAAGGCGGGAATCAGGTCGGACCTCGCGGCCGGGGCCGCTCAGTTCTCTTCCATCGCCTTGCGGATCTTGGCGAGCGACTCGGAGAGCTTGTCCATGCCGACCATGGTCCTCTTCACCAGGCTGTCAACCGGCGCGATGTGGTTCTTCTCATAGTCCAGGGCGACCTGGTCGGCCCAGGAGTCCCTGGTGACGTCCCACTTCTCGCGGAGGTCTCTAAGGGCGTGCTGAAGGCGGGCGGAGTGGCTGCTCATGGTCGGACGCCTCCTCTTCTCTCTACTTAACTATTAGCGATCATCGTGAGCGGTCGGGCGAAGCGTGCGGGCGAGATTCGATTCAACTCAACGATCGGCGGCGGCCTCGGCGGGCTAGGTTCCGGCCGGAGCCGCCGGGGCCCCGCCGGCGGGCGCGGCGGGGCCGGCGCTCGAGGTCACGCCGTCGGCCGAGCGGGCGGAGCTGCCGGCGGGGGCGTCGCGAGCGGTCGTCGGGGCCTGGAGCGCCAGATATTCTTCCAGGGAGCGGACCATCTTCTCCAGCGTCCCCAGCGACTTCTCGAAGCCGCCCGAGAGGTGGTCGCCCAGCGGCGAGGAGCAC is from Paludisphaera rhizosphaerae and encodes:
- a CDS encoding tRNA dihydrouridine synthase, which codes for MLYAVPQPRSRSLSPAEPLYPPVPPIAREPFAIGGVAIPSRFFLAPLAGYTSLAYRLAVRELGGLGLATTDLVNARSLIEHRRRALELSETCPADKPLSIQIYGQVASEMEQAARHVAAHGASIVDINMGCPVRKVVRIGGGSALMCQADRATELVEAVVKAAGVPVTVKMRLGWDDESLTAPALARAFEQIGVAAVIIHGRTREQGFSGQVNRSGIKAVVDAVDSMPIVANGDVRSIADAASMMEETGCAAVSIGRGSLANPFFFRQLDHWVRTGEPGPDPSFDERLDFMSIHFHGLLDRRGEHFACLQFRKILKWYYHFTRMPKKYYLELINLRSSEVFDRVVAEVRAEGPWGPLPGHFEAHVPVPSGPIEAW
- a CDS encoding class I SAM-dependent methyltransferase encodes the protein MTSYENDARRSTQVRRVRGADGSDAEFDLLTTEDGLALLAEVQTVKSPGPADVTRWRKRHAPEVVAAALRLAEARRKGAVKYSRSDRMWLDPVGVEQATAEIVAEHKARRFQADVVVDLCSGIGGDAVALAARSNVLAVDRDRGMARRVAWNADAYDRGGRVLPCQSTAEAFPIPAGAWVHIDPDRRTSGKGRAVAAEGYVPGPEFLHQLIRTAPAGAIKLGPASDFAGFVANLPCEVEIISLDGEAKEATVWFGAAATASRRATKLPEAVTWTDRMGEPSANDFPAVAPAVGRWLYDPDPALSRSGLLDSFARAHGLGRIAADLPYLTADVFLATPWLEAFEVLEVHPLDLKKLRRQIDASSLGPVQVKHKTTDLKPEALRPLLRPKGDAPAVLFLTGGAGPGRAFVTRRPGITPTR
- a CDS encoding FtsK/SpoIIIE domain-containing protein, with translation MPESPLIQKEVEALTDLEGLIARRAKLETEIEQTFKRRRDREDQEHRQAQQELAVRYKAESEALQAEYDKVKAAIVRKAQADTQAVEAEYGQVKQKIEAQFKSERAKAKKTSDESRWQSLAMYEAARDNTVKRRKVLDEGLAASSRDLEHLRDIAEVVLARNAKLAGPAFEVPPTTDVRPPEAPETPEADGAELLAPPEPKGPPNKLDLLQEVIRKIDEELHGLETLKLPNFLRISNFIWPWLFLGAAVGGGLAFVLGPVIGAVAGVIAAIASGAAAFVVLKKKAEPAVSGIYHPLKAHLEEGVRLAEETKDWIKTDTEDRQKQADEKREENYKLAEDKMKVRVGDAETKMRKALEEADSVYPARLAGLKSKRDEDLKKADSHYPPKIQARKEKHEQETKALTDRIQSEKGATKTAYETAWADLIKSWTDGLAHVGAINSDVNSESARRFLEWDGKEEIDGWKPPEEVPPAMPFGRFKFELADFPHGRPTDDRLKNAGPTEFDFPAFLPFPTQSSVLIKTGEAGRAEANKLLQSMMLRFLTSIPPGKVRFTIFDPIGLGENFAAFMHLADYQELLVTKRIWTEARDFDQQLEDLSAHMENVIQKYLRNEFESIEEYNQHAGEVAEPFRILVVANFPSNFNETAARRLLSIVSSGARCGVYALISVDTKLSMPAGLQLKDLESNCINLSWRDGKLGWRDDHFGRFPLQLDSIPDPGYYSKLMHFMGEASKNANKVEVPFDWIAPKPEQFWTWDSGKIMEVPLGRAGATKYQPLLLGRGTSQHALVAGKTGSGKSTLLHALIVNAALRYGPDQLELYLIDFKKGVEFKVYAEKELPHAKVIAVESEREFGLSVLQRLDAELKYRGDLYRDYGAQDLKGFREAKPDMVMPRILLVVDEFQEFFVEDDKIAQEVSLLLDRLVRQGRAFGVHVILGSQTLGGAYSVGRATLGQMAIRIALQCSEADAHLILSEDNSAARLLTRPGEAIYNDANGMPEGNNLFQVVWLTDKRRVEYLQNMLDLAKAQNRPAATPIVFEGNLPADIHKNPLLNKLLDATEWPAESPRYEQAWLGDAIAIKDPTVAVFRPQSGSNLLIIGQNGEAALAMMMMAAVGIAAQHPPKQRTGIKFYMLDGSPVDSWLAGKLGQIKEWLPHNVTNVTQRNMATSINQVARELDRRRNNTDDVENQAPVYLMIYDLQRFRDLKKADDDFGFGGSSFGEEKAPSPGKQFGEILRDGPTYNIHTIVWIDSVNNMNRMFDRNALREFELRVLFQMSANDSSTVIDSPAAGKLGENRALFYSEEENRVEKFRPYSIPDPEWAAGIKAKFESRPAPFEPEAPPEPEPSDEPPVAKSNGFSHRFDEDGPPPFPSFDDSSDAPPAFPSFDDPVETPSKESNPEDF